The following DNA comes from Allobranchiibius huperziae.
GTGGGCAAGATGCGCCGCATCGTCGACTCCCGCTGACCGGCTCGAACCCGCCGATCGGCTGGTGGACGGTCGACTTGCGGTTCGGGCGGCGGTTTCAGGCGGCCAGGACGAGAAGGCTGCACTCGCCTCGCGCTGCTCACGTGGGTTGTCGGCGCCACGGCCACTTTCCTACGCCGATCGCGGCTGGACGGTTGGGTTATCGGCGCCACGGCCACTTCCTACGCCCGCACACCCGGCCCCAGCGCGATCCGCGATCAAGGCCGCTCGAGAAGCTCGCACCACGCGAAGCCCGCACCACGCGCAACCCGCACCCGGCGAGAGGATCGAGGTCAGCGGCGGGCGACCGGGCGGCGCTGGGTCGCGTCGTCGACCTCGCCGACCAGCTCCTCCAGCACGTCCTCCAGGAACACCACACCGGTCGCGGTGCCGCCGTCGTCGACCACCCGCGCCACGTGGCTGCCGCTGCGCTGCATGGTGAGCAGCACGTCCTCGACCTCGTCCTGACGGCGCACCGTCGCTAGGCGGCGGATCCGCTTGGGGGGCACCGGCTCGTCGTAGGCCTCGTCGCGCGCGTAGAGCACATCCTTCAGGTGCAGGTAGCCCGCGATCACCCCCGTGCGGTCGAGCACTGGGTAACGGGAGAAGCCGCGCGTGGCGACCAGCCGCTCCAGCTGCGCCGGCGTGATGCCGACGGGGACCGTCTCCAGCTCGTCGAGCGGTACGGCGACATCGGCCGCCACCCGATCGCTGAACTCCAGGGCGCCCTGCACTCGCTGCTGCTGCTGCGACTCCAGCAGCCCCTCACGGTGCGACTCCTGGACGATCAGCTGCACCTCCTCGGCGGAGAACGTCGAGGTCATCTCGTCCTTGGGCTCGATGCCGAAGCGCCGCACGATGAACTTCGACACCGACTCCACCGCCCGGATGACCGGCCCCAGCACCCGGGTCACGGCCAGCAGGGCCGGCGCG
Coding sequences within:
- a CDS encoding CNNM domain-containing protein, with amino-acid sequence MNLWLSLLFLLGNAFFVGAEFSVMAARRSQLEPMAAAGSKRARASLQALEQVSSLLACAQLGITVCSVLLGAVAEGAVHHLIAGPLRSVGIPDAGAEIVALVLALLIVAYLHVVLGEMVPKNLAIAGPDRAALVLAPALLAVTRVLGPVIRAVESVSKFIVRRFGIEPKDEMTSTFSAEEVQLIVQESHREGLLESQQQQRVQGALEFSDRVAADVAVPLDELETVPVGITPAQLERLVATRGFSRYPVLDRTGVIAGYLHLKDVLYARDEAYDEPVPPKRIRRLATVRRQDEVEDVLLTMQRSGSHVARVVDDGGTATGVVFLEDVLEELVGEVDDATQRRPVARR